One window from the genome of Diabrotica virgifera virgifera chromosome 6, PGI_DIABVI_V3a encodes:
- the LOC126886901 gene encoding alpha-ketoglutarate-dependent dioxygenase alkB homolog 6 — protein sequence MDVSQYRVNEVPASAFYIPNFITDNEESHIIKQVYAVPKPKWTSLSNRRLQDYGGIPHEKGMIPERIPSWLQAYLNKIAELQIFEQCKPNQVLVNEYLPGQGIMPHSDGPLFYPTISTISCGSHTVLEFVTNDESRKKVCNIFLEPRSLIIIKDDLYSKYLHSISERKFDSINDCANKDCCQLDSCDQELERSTRISLTIRNVPKVLKIKLF from the coding sequence ATGGATGTCTCACAGTACCGTGTAAATGAAGTTCCTGCTTCAGCTTTTTACATTCCAAACTTTATCACTGATAACGAGGAATCACACATTATAAAACAAGTCTATGCAGTTCCAAAACCAAAATGGACTAGTCTTTCTAATAGAAGATTGCAAGATTATGGAGGTATTCCACACGAAAAAGGAATGATACCAGAAAGAATACCGAGTTGGTTACAagcatatttaaataaaattgctgAGTTACAAATTTTCGAACAGTGTAAACCAAATCAAGTATTAGTAAATGAGTATTTACCTGGACAAGGTATTATGCCTCATTCTGATGGGCCGCTTTTTTATCCTACAATAAGCACTATTTCATGTGGTTCTCACACTGTATTAGAATTTGTAACAAATGACGAGAGTCGAAAGAAAGTCTGCAATATATTTTTAGAACCAAGAAGTTTAATCATAATTAAAGATGATTTGTATTCAAAATACTTACATTCCATTTCAGAAAGAAAATTTGATTCCATAAATGACTGTGCTAATAAAGATTGTTGTCAATTAGATTCCTGTGATCAAGAACTGGAGAGGTCAACGAGGATATCTTTAACTATTAGAAATGTtccaaaagttttaaaaataaaattattttaa